From the genome of Deinococcus apachensis DSM 19763, one region includes:
- a CDS encoding ABC transporter substrate-binding protein, with product MKKVLTLSLGLALLAASASAQTASKTIKINGYGGTDQTLVNDLINRFVKPQMAKDGVTVVYQPLQGDYNKALTTLLAANTAGDVMYLPAETVDGFVATGKILPLNGLVTPTPFIKSLNTAFTRNGKLYAIAKDFNTLTVVYNKDLFDEAGVAYPNNNDTWTSLATKLRQVKQKLGSDYYGTCLQPNFDRFGAFAYATGWQQFGANGKTNLADPRFAEAFNWYTGLAKDKVGVQPSELSAGWNGDCLKSGKVAVAIEGGWIVNFLRDNAPNLKFGTALLPKNNKTGQRGNFLYTVGWAINSGTKNKAAAAKVLNILTSPQVQEYVLQQGLAIPSRSSLTNSAYFKKADPGAQNAKLVFQGADDGYVRAFTFGPKGPDWAKPINEALASVLSGQKSAADALKKAQADMTTFQSR from the coding sequence ATGAAGAAAGTTCTGACGCTCAGCCTCGGTCTTGCCCTGCTCGCCGCCAGCGCGTCCGCCCAGACCGCCAGCAAGACGATCAAGATCAACGGGTACGGCGGTACCGACCAGACGCTGGTGAATGACCTGATCAACCGCTTCGTCAAGCCGCAGATGGCGAAGGACGGCGTCACCGTCGTGTACCAGCCCCTCCAGGGCGACTACAACAAGGCTCTGACCACCCTGCTCGCGGCGAACACGGCGGGCGACGTGATGTACCTCCCGGCGGAGACGGTCGACGGCTTCGTCGCCACCGGGAAGATCTTGCCGCTGAACGGCCTGGTGACCCCCACCCCCTTCATCAAGAGCCTGAACACCGCTTTCACGCGGAATGGCAAGCTCTACGCCATCGCCAAGGACTTCAACACCCTGACGGTCGTGTACAACAAGGACCTGTTCGACGAGGCGGGGGTGGCGTACCCCAACAACAACGACACGTGGACCAGCCTGGCGACCAAGCTGCGCCAGGTCAAGCAGAAGCTGGGCAGCGACTACTACGGCACGTGCCTCCAGCCCAACTTTGACCGCTTCGGGGCCTTTGCCTACGCCACCGGCTGGCAGCAGTTCGGCGCGAACGGCAAGACCAACCTGGCCGACCCGCGGTTCGCGGAGGCCTTCAACTGGTACACCGGGCTGGCGAAGGACAAGGTGGGTGTGCAGCCCAGCGAACTCTCGGCGGGCTGGAACGGCGACTGCCTGAAGAGCGGCAAGGTCGCGGTCGCCATCGAGGGTGGCTGGATCGTGAACTTCCTGCGCGACAACGCCCCCAACCTGAAGTTCGGCACTGCCCTGCTGCCCAAGAACAACAAGACCGGCCAGCGCGGCAACTTCCTGTACACCGTGGGCTGGGCGATCAACTCCGGGACCAAGAACAAGGCCGCGGCCGCCAAGGTGCTGAACATCCTGACGAGCCCGCAGGTGCAGGAGTACGTGCTCCAGCAGGGCCTCGCCATCCCCAGCCGCTCCTCGCTGACGAACAGCGCCTACTTCAAGAAGGCGGATCCCGGCGCCCAGAACGCCAAGCTGGTCTTCCAGGGGGCCGACGACGGCTATGTTCGCGCCTTTACCTTCGGACCCAAGGGGCCGGACTGGGCCAAGCCCATCAACGAGGCGCTGGCCTCCGTGCTGAGCGGGCAGAAGAGCGCCGCCGACGCGCTGAAGAAGGCGCAGGCGGACATGACCACCTTCCAGAGCCGTTAA